In Tenacibaculum sp. 190524A02b, the genomic stretch TTGACTATTATGTACTTATACTTAACTACTAAAACCTCGCACCTCTTAGAACTCTTTTTCTGGATGCTTGGCGCATTTTTAATTGGCTACTTTTTTGCTTGGCAATACTTCAAAAATAAATTCCAAACAAAATTAGAAGATAATGAAGAAACTATTGTTGAATTAAAAAATGAAATGCAATCTACAATACGTGCAAGAAAAACTGTAGAACGAGGTGGTATAGAAATTAAACAGCCCAAAAACCTAAATTTTGATGTAATTGGAAGCGCTAATGAAGAAAACAAAGATGATTTAACACTAATAAAAGGTATAGGAGAGTTTATTGAAAAAAAATTAAACCAAATAGGTATTTACAATTTAGATCAGATTAGTAAACTTGATAAAGAAAATATTGACACAATTACAGATTTAATTCAATTTTTTCCAGGTAGAATAGTAAGAGATGATTGGAAAGGTCAAGCTAAACAATTATTAAACAAAGAAAACATAAAAGAGGAAGAACCTGAAGAATAACTTCAGTTCTTCTTGTTAAAGTAGTACTTACTCATACTGTTCCATTTCTTTGTCATAAAATGAGCTGGCTTCTTCTATTAAATTTCCTAATTCATTTGCTAAATCTTGTTCATTTTCTCCGGATAAATCTTCAAACCATTCTATCTCATCATCTTTTAAATTGATTAAAAACCTAGGATATTCAGTATGTAAAACAAAAATATCTTCTGGGTTATTACTATTATCCGCAAGTAAAAATTTAGGTAAGTTCATTATTTTCAGTATTAATCAATTTTAAAGTTAAATAATTAAATCGCAAATATAATAGAATTGATGCAGTAGTTAAACCAGCAATTAAACCAAGCCAAATTCCAAAACTTCCATAATTTTCTTGTTTTCCTAGAAAAAAACTGATAGGAAACCCTATAATCCAATAAGAAATAAAAGTAATAATTGTTGGTATTTTAACATCTTGTAGTCCCCTTAACGCCCCCAATACCATTACTTGAATACTATCACTAACCTGAAATATTGCTGCAGCTATTAATAAACTAGAAGCTAAATTTAAAACCTCTAAATTATCTACATAATTTTTTACATCATTCATATCTAAATACAATAATGGTAAATATTCATGTAAAGCAAAAAATAATACACAAAATACTGTAGCTAAAAAAGTACCTAGTAAAAAGATAGAAAAAGCAATTCTACGTAATTCTTTAAAGTTGTGTAAGCCTTTTTGGTTCCCTACTCTAATCATTGAAGTTACTCCTAATCCCATAGCAACCATAAAAGTCATAGACGATAAGTTTAAAGCTATTTGGTTAGCTGCTTGTGGATTTTTCCCTAACAAACCACTTAACCATATAGCAGATGTAAAAATGGCCACTTCAAACAACATTTGCATAGCGCTTGGAGCACCTAAACTAATTATTTTTCTTAGCATGAATACATCAAGTACAAAAAACTTAATTTTAGTAACTAATCTTCTTGTCCTTTTTTTCTTTGTTAACAACCACCATAAAAATAAAACCATGATAAACCTTGATAATAAAGTACCATAAGCAGCTCCAACTATACCTAATTTAGGAAAACCAAATTTTCCAAAAATCAAAAGGTAGTTTAATATAACATTAGAAATGTTTGCTATTAAAGTTGCGTACATAGGGTATTTTGTAATAGACATACCATCGCTAAATTGCTTAAAAGCTTGAAAAATAATCATTGGAATTAATGAAAATGCTACTAAATCTAAATATGGCATTGCTAATAAAACAACTTCTTCTGGTTGCCCCATTAAATATAACATTGATTTAGAAAAATACACTCCTAAAAACATTAATACCCCTATTACAGTACATAAAAATAAACCATGCTTAAAAGCCAACTTAGCTTGTCTAAAGCTATTAGCAGCATCTGCTTCAGCTATTAATGGTGTTATTGCTGTAGAAAACCCAATACCTATAGACATTGCTATAAAAATAAAACTATTACCTAAAGACACTGCTGCTAACTCAGCTGTACCTAATTGTCCTACCATTATATTATCTATAAAACTTACAAAAGTATGACCTAACATACCCAGCATTACTGGAGTTGCCAATTTTAAATTATATTTAAATTCTGATGTATATGCTTTTAAATTCAATTTATTTTTCTAAGTTTTGGAGGTGCGAAGATAGCTCTTTTAAAACTCACAATATTTTATCTTTCTTCATTTTTTAAATTATTTAGTTACCTTTGAAACCGAATTAAAAACTAAAAAAAATGGCCAAAATAACTTTACAAGGCAACCCTGTTGAAACACTTGGAAACCTACCTAACAACAATCAAAAAGCCCCTGATTTCACACTAGTTGCAGGAGATTTATCTGAAAAAAAATTAAGTGATTTTT encodes the following:
- a CDS encoding MATE family efflux transporter encodes the protein MNLKAYTSEFKYNLKLATPVMLGMLGHTFVSFIDNIMVGQLGTAELAAVSLGNSFIFIAMSIGIGFSTAITPLIAEADAANSFRQAKLAFKHGLFLCTVIGVLMFLGVYFSKSMLYLMGQPEEVVLLAMPYLDLVAFSLIPMIIFQAFKQFSDGMSITKYPMYATLIANISNVILNYLLIFGKFGFPKLGIVGAAYGTLLSRFIMVLFLWWLLTKKKRTRRLVTKIKFFVLDVFMLRKIISLGAPSAMQMLFEVAIFTSAIWLSGLLGKNPQAANQIALNLSSMTFMVAMGLGVTSMIRVGNQKGLHNFKELRRIAFSIFLLGTFLATVFCVLFFALHEYLPLLYLDMNDVKNYVDNLEVLNLASSLLIAAAIFQVSDSIQVMVLGALRGLQDVKIPTIITFISYWIIGFPISFFLGKQENYGSFGIWLGLIAGLTTASILLYLRFNYLTLKLINTENNELT